Proteins co-encoded in one Flavobacterium sp. M31R6 genomic window:
- the cysD gene encoding sulfate adenylyltransferase subunit CysD, which yields MSSVLKTNALESEAIYIFREVISQFDKPVLLFSGGKDSITLVRLAQKAFFPAKIPFPLLHVDTGHNFPETIEFRDKLVAELGLELIVRNVQDAIDEGKVVEESGKYSSRNSLQTTTLLDAIEEFKFDACIGGARRDEEKARAKERIFSVRDDFGQWDEKNQRPELFDLLNGKIENGQNVRVFPISNWTELDVWSYIEQEQIEIPSIYFSHKRKVFLRDGLIWSHSPFVYQEEDEQIEERIVRFRTVGDMSCTAAVESYAATIQEVVGEIRTSTISERGARIDDKRSEAAMEKRKQQGYF from the coding sequence ATGAGTTCAGTATTAAAAACAAATGCTTTAGAAAGCGAAGCAATTTACATATTCAGAGAAGTAATTTCTCAATTCGACAAACCGGTTTTGCTTTTTTCTGGCGGTAAAGATTCAATTACATTAGTGCGTTTGGCGCAAAAAGCATTTTTTCCGGCAAAAATTCCTTTTCCATTGTTACACGTGGATACAGGACACAATTTTCCTGAAACAATTGAATTTAGAGACAAATTGGTAGCCGAATTAGGTTTGGAATTAATTGTGCGAAATGTACAGGATGCTATTGATGAAGGAAAAGTAGTGGAAGAGTCTGGGAAATATTCTAGCAGAAACAGTTTGCAAACCACTACATTATTAGATGCTATCGAAGAATTTAAATTCGATGCTTGTATTGGTGGAGCGCGTCGTGACGAAGAAAAAGCAAGAGCCAAAGAACGTATTTTTTCTGTACGTGATGATTTTGGACAATGGGATGAAAAAAATCAACGTCCTGAATTGTTTGATCTTTTGAACGGAAAAATTGAAAACGGTCAAAACGTTCGTGTTTTCCCAATTTCAAACTGGACTGAATTGGATGTTTGGAGTTATATCGAACAAGAGCAAATCGAAATTCCATCGATTTACTTTTCACACAAACGTAAAGTTTTTTTGAGAGACGGTTTAATTTGGTCACACTCTCCTTTTGTGTACCAAGAAGAAGACGAACAAATCGAAGAACGAATTGTTCGCTTCAGAACCGTTGGAGATATGAGTTGTACTGCCGCTGTTGAATCATATGCAGCAACCATTCAAGAAGTGGTTGGAGAGATTCGTACTTCGACTATTTCTGAAAGAGGAGCCAGAATCGATGACAAACGTTCTGAAGCTGCAATGGAAAAAAGAAAACAACAAGGATACTTTTAG
- a CDS encoding phosphoadenylyl-sulfate reductase translates to MSTAIANTLLEKTAGFTIEETLAFLANEHKGKVVFSTSFGQEDQVITALIAKNELPINIFTLDTGRLFQETYDVFHRTIKKYKVAIQTYFPEASDVEKLLNAKGPNSFYESVENRKECCFIRKVAPLTKALKGNEIWITGLRAEQSENRNDLAAFEYDAHFNIIKFNPLLKWSLEDVQKYIDENNVPQNALHKKGFVSIGCAPCTRAIAEGEDIRAGRWSWESSHKECGLHQK, encoded by the coding sequence TTATTGGAAAAAACGGCAGGTTTCACGATTGAGGAAACTTTGGCTTTTTTGGCTAATGAACACAAGGGGAAAGTGGTTTTTTCAACTTCATTTGGCCAGGAAGATCAGGTAATAACTGCATTGATTGCTAAGAATGAGTTACCAATTAATATATTCACACTTGACACCGGAAGATTGTTTCAAGAAACATATGATGTTTTCCATAGAACAATAAAAAAATACAAAGTTGCTATTCAAACTTATTTTCCAGAAGCCAGCGATGTTGAAAAGCTGTTAAATGCAAAAGGACCTAATAGCTTTTATGAATCGGTGGAGAACAGAAAAGAATGTTGTTTTATTCGAAAAGTTGCTCCTTTGACCAAAGCCTTGAAAGGAAATGAAATTTGGATTACAGGTTTGCGTGCCGAGCAATCAGAAAACAGAAATGATTTGGCAGCCTTTGAATACGACGCTCATTTCAATATCATAAAATTCAATCCATTATTGAAATGGAGTTTGGAAGATGTTCAAAAATATATTGATGAGAATAATGTGCCACAAAATGCCTTGCACAAAAAAGGATTTGTAAGCATCGGTTGTGCGCCTTGTACAAGAGCGATTGCCGAAGGAGAAGATATCAGAGCAGGAAGATGGTCGTGGGAGTCCAGTCATAAAGAATGTGGTTTACACCAGAAATAA